One Amorphoplanes digitatis genomic window carries:
- the ptsP gene encoding phosphoenolpyruvate--protein phosphotransferase, which produces MVGLVVVCHSRALARAAVALAAEVVHDRPVPVEVAAGLDETTFGTDAVAIADAVAAADRGDGVVVLMDLGSAVLSAELALELVADDLRERVVLCPAPLVEGLVAAVVTAAAGFGRREVCDEAVAAMAGKQSHLGAPAAAEEDPAAAEEDPAAAEEDPAAGAAPGPSAAFTVTNAHGLHARPAARLVAEARRFDAAVEIRNRGTGSPWVSASSLSRVAVLGALRGHELEVRASGAQAREAVDGVVALAARAFDEEPAEPDVGGQEAAGGRFDSAADGLVQLGRPASPGIGIGPAWHPGAAAPRVPDVASRGEAAEWRRIEDALAAVRRDLHRVRGSTARDAGEAHAAIFDAHLLLLDDADLLADVRARVGAGASAPRAWSAATGRIAAEFGALPQEYLRAREADVRAVAAQVLRALLGDTAPAAAGSGVLIAPDLTPAEAAGLDAGQVAGVLLAFGGPTSHAAILARARGVPAVVGLGAAVLEVPVGAPVALDGGTGEVVVAPPDSVLAAFRERAVAQAARRERARARAAAPAVTRDGVRVAVGANVGSAADARAAADHGADLAGLVRTEFLFLRRDAAPDAEEQLAAYREIADALGGRRITVRTLDVGGDKPLRYVPAAAEDNPYLGVRGIRHSLEHPALLREQLLAIVRLAHEAPVSVMFPMVSTVDELLRARRMLDDAVTRAGGGAPAGLRVGMMMEVPAAALKTAAFAPHVDFVSIGTNDLAQYALAAERGNAALAGLSDGTDPGVLRLIDAVCRGAGGRVEVAVCGELAGDEAAVPLLAGLGVRELSVAPRSVPGVKEAVRATGLDVAADVAARALDLADAAAVRALLADAGR; this is translated from the coding sequence GTGGTCGGCCTCGTGGTGGTCTGCCACAGCCGCGCGCTGGCCCGCGCCGCGGTGGCCCTCGCCGCGGAGGTGGTGCACGACCGGCCGGTTCCGGTCGAGGTCGCCGCCGGCCTCGACGAGACGACGTTCGGCACCGACGCGGTCGCCATCGCGGACGCCGTCGCCGCCGCCGACCGCGGCGACGGCGTGGTCGTCCTGATGGACCTGGGCAGCGCCGTGCTCTCCGCCGAGCTCGCGCTCGAACTGGTGGCGGACGACCTGCGCGAGCGGGTGGTGCTCTGCCCGGCCCCGCTGGTCGAGGGCCTGGTCGCCGCGGTCGTCACCGCGGCCGCGGGCTTCGGCCGCCGGGAGGTCTGCGACGAGGCCGTCGCGGCGATGGCGGGCAAGCAGTCCCACCTCGGCGCACCGGCGGCTGCCGAAGAGGACCCGGCGGCTGCCGAAGAGGACCCGGCGGCTGCCGAAGAGGACCCGGCGGCCGGCGCCGCGCCCGGGCCGTCCGCCGCGTTCACCGTGACCAACGCGCACGGCCTGCACGCGCGCCCGGCCGCGCGACTGGTCGCCGAGGCCCGCCGGTTCGACGCCGCCGTGGAGATCCGCAACCGCGGCACCGGATCGCCGTGGGTGTCCGCGTCCAGCCTCTCCCGGGTCGCCGTCCTCGGCGCGCTGCGCGGGCACGAGCTCGAGGTGCGCGCGTCGGGTGCGCAGGCGCGGGAGGCGGTCGACGGGGTCGTGGCGCTCGCCGCCCGCGCGTTCGACGAGGAGCCCGCCGAACCGGACGTCGGCGGGCAGGAGGCCGCCGGGGGTCGTTTCGACTCGGCGGCGGACGGCCTCGTCCAGCTCGGACGGCCGGCGTCGCCGGGCATCGGCATCGGTCCCGCCTGGCACCCCGGCGCGGCCGCGCCCCGGGTGCCCGACGTCGCGTCGCGGGGCGAGGCGGCGGAGTGGCGCCGGATCGAGGACGCCCTCGCGGCGGTCCGGCGGGACCTGCACCGGGTCCGCGGCAGCACCGCCCGCGACGCCGGCGAGGCCCACGCGGCGATCTTCGACGCCCACCTGCTGCTGCTCGACGACGCCGACCTGCTCGCCGACGTGCGCGCCCGGGTCGGCGCCGGCGCGAGCGCACCGCGGGCCTGGTCGGCGGCGACCGGCCGGATCGCCGCCGAGTTCGGCGCGCTGCCGCAGGAATACCTCCGGGCCCGGGAGGCCGACGTCCGCGCGGTCGCGGCGCAGGTGCTGCGGGCCCTGCTCGGTGACACCGCGCCGGCGGCGGCGGGTTCCGGCGTGCTGATCGCACCCGATCTCACCCCGGCGGAGGCGGCCGGCCTCGACGCCGGGCAGGTGGCCGGCGTGCTGCTCGCGTTCGGCGGCCCGACGTCGCACGCCGCGATCCTCGCCCGCGCCCGCGGTGTACCGGCGGTCGTCGGCCTGGGCGCGGCGGTGCTGGAGGTCCCCGTCGGCGCGCCCGTCGCCCTGGACGGCGGCACCGGCGAGGTCGTCGTGGCGCCGCCCGATTCCGTGCTGGCGGCGTTCCGGGAGCGGGCCGTCGCTCAGGCCGCGCGGCGCGAACGGGCGCGGGCCCGCGCGGCGGCGCCGGCCGTCACCCGGGACGGCGTGCGCGTCGCCGTCGGCGCGAACGTGGGATCGGCGGCCGACGCGCGCGCCGCCGCCGACCACGGCGCCGACCTGGCGGGGCTGGTGCGCACCGAGTTCCTGTTCCTGCGCCGCGACGCGGCGCCGGACGCGGAGGAGCAACTGGCCGCCTACCGGGAGATCGCGGACGCGCTCGGCGGGCGGCGGATCACCGTACGCACGCTCGACGTCGGCGGCGACAAGCCGCTGCGGTACGTGCCCGCGGCCGCCGAGGACAACCCGTACCTGGGCGTGCGCGGCATCCGGCACTCGCTGGAGCACCCGGCGCTGCTCCGCGAGCAGCTGCTGGCCATCGTCCGGCTGGCGCACGAGGCGCCGGTCAGCGTCATGTTCCCGATGGTCAGCACCGTGGACGAACTGCTGCGCGCGCGCCGGATGCTCGACGACGCCGTCACCCGCGCCGGCGGCGGCGCGCCCGCCGGCCTGCGGGTCGGGATGATGATGGAGGTACCGGCGGCCGCGCTGAAGACCGCCGCGTTCGCGCCGCACGTCGACTTCGTCAGCATCGGCACCAACGACCTGGCCCAGTACGCCCTCGCGGCCGAGCGCGGCAACGCCGCGCTGGCCGGCCTCTCCGACGGCACGGACCCGGGCGTGCTCCGGTTGATCGACGCGGTGTGCCGGGGTGCCGGCGGCCGGGTCGAGGTCGCGGTCTGCGGCGAGCTGGCCGGTGACGAGGCGGCGGTGCCGCTGCTGGCCGGGCTCGGCGTGCGGGAACTGAGCGTGGCGCCGCGGTCGGTGCCGGGCGTCAAGGAGGCCGTCCGCGCCACCGGCCTCGACGTCGCCGCCGACGTCGCGGCGCGGGCGCTGGACCTGGCCGACGCCGCGGCCGTGCGCGCCCTGCTGGCGGACGCCGGCCGTTGA
- a CDS encoding RICIN domain-containing protein, protein MIATLFRALAAALATSATVLALTGVPVRAAAVTITNATQFTDTTGAVVHAHGGGVIKVGGYYYWFGENRNADNTFRYVSAYRSTDLRTWEFRNHVLTSASAAELASANIERPKVIYNAATGQFVMWMHKETATDYGQARAAVAVSATVDGAYSYRGSFRPLGTHMSRDITAFVDDDGTGYMVSSANENRDLNVYRLSADYTGVAALVRSWPGDVREAPALFKRNGVYFMLTSGATGWSPNQQKYSSATSITGTWSAWRNAGDATAYGSQTAYVLPVAGTSATSYLYLGDRWGNSIGGTVNDSRYVWLPLRFPSATTLALDYYPSLIVDAAAGTVTGPPGSYLNVVARHSGKCVDVVGAATTDGAEVIQYTCGAGINQQWRRVDLGNGYVRLEARHSGKCLDVAGASTADNARVLQYACGAGTNQQWQVQDAGGGYQRFMARHSGRCLDVISGGTADGVRLIQYACGTGANQQWLSRTP, encoded by the coding sequence ATGATTGCCACGCTGTTCAGGGCCCTTGCCGCCGCGCTCGCGACGAGCGCGACGGTGCTCGCCCTCACCGGGGTACCGGTCCGCGCGGCCGCCGTGACGATCACCAACGCGACCCAGTTCACCGACACCACGGGCGCCGTCGTGCACGCGCACGGCGGCGGCGTGATCAAGGTCGGCGGCTATTACTACTGGTTCGGCGAGAACCGCAATGCCGACAACACCTTCCGGTACGTCTCCGCGTACCGCTCCACCGACCTGCGCACCTGGGAGTTCCGCAACCACGTGCTCACCAGCGCGTCCGCCGCCGAGCTGGCGTCGGCCAACATCGAGCGGCCCAAGGTGATCTACAACGCCGCCACCGGCCAGTTCGTCATGTGGATGCACAAGGAGACCGCGACCGACTACGGCCAGGCCCGGGCCGCGGTCGCGGTGTCGGCAACGGTGGACGGCGCGTACAGCTACCGGGGCAGCTTCCGGCCGCTCGGCACGCACATGTCGCGCGACATCACGGCGTTCGTCGACGACGACGGCACCGGCTACATGGTCTCGTCCGCCAACGAGAACCGCGACCTGAACGTCTACCGGCTGAGCGCCGACTACACCGGCGTCGCCGCACTGGTGCGCAGCTGGCCCGGCGACGTCCGGGAGGCGCCGGCGCTGTTCAAGCGCAACGGCGTGTACTTCATGCTGACCTCCGGCGCCACCGGCTGGAGCCCCAACCAGCAGAAGTACTCGTCGGCCACCTCCATCACCGGCACCTGGAGCGCCTGGCGCAACGCCGGCGACGCGACCGCGTACGGGTCGCAGACCGCGTACGTGCTGCCGGTCGCCGGCACGTCGGCCACCTCGTACCTGTACCTGGGCGACCGGTGGGGCAACTCCATCGGCGGGACGGTGAACGACTCCCGCTACGTCTGGCTGCCGCTGCGCTTCCCGAGCGCCACCACCCTGGCGCTGGACTACTACCCGTCGCTGATCGTCGACGCGGCGGCCGGCACGGTGACCGGTCCGCCGGGCTCCTACCTCAACGTGGTGGCGCGCCACTCCGGCAAGTGCGTGGACGTGGTCGGCGCGGCCACGACCGATGGGGCCGAGGTCATCCAGTACACCTGCGGCGCCGGGATCAACCAGCAGTGGCGGCGCGTCGACCTGGGCAACGGCTACGTGCGCCTGGAGGCCCGGCACAGCGGCAAGTGCCTGGACGTGGCCGGTGCGTCCACCGCGGACAACGCCCGCGTCCTCCAGTACGCCTGCGGCGCGGGCACCAACCAGCAGTGGCAGGTGCAGGACGCCGGCGGCGGCTATCAGCGGTTCATGGCCCGCCACAGCGGCCGCTGCCTCGACGTGATCAGCGGCGGCACCGCCGACGGCGTCCGGCTCATCCAGTACGCCTGCGGCACGGGCGCCAACCAGCAGTGGCTCAGCCGGACGCCGTGA
- a CDS encoding cytochrome ubiquinol oxidase subunit I, translated as MSGLRVLAEPFLAEPAQLLPARQQMAFTLMFHIIFVPIGVALPALMLIAEYKGLRRADAVASKLARRWSHVAALTFAVGAASGTVLSFEMGLLWPGLTGRFGEVFGIPFAMEGVAFFLEAILMAVYVYGWRRLRPRTHFLLGLPIPFVALAGTFSIISANAWMNTPSGFTVAADGGITDIDPGAAIFTSALPYELSHFVPAAYMAAGFTVASVYVVGWLRGHRDRYHRLGILIPLTVAAIATPLQLVTGDLAAAGVLADQPAKFAAMEVVTEPGGHQPEILFGRYDSATNTVHGGISIPGLDSWLAGGSTDTVVPGLSQFPLDERPSNVNVVHWAFDVMVGIGTLLFLLVVWFAIAYLRRRDVPRSRLFLYAAAGAGVLTYVALEAGWIVTEVGRQPWVVYGHLRTEDAVTRADGVWVSFTVIVLLYTVVGAATVATLRAMSRRWRRDDETPDDAVPYGPRPAVPPDAGRAAAR; from the coding sequence GTGAGCGGCCTGAGGGTGCTGGCCGAGCCTTTCCTGGCGGAGCCCGCGCAGCTGCTCCCGGCGCGCCAGCAGATGGCGTTCACGCTGATGTTCCACATCATCTTCGTGCCGATCGGGGTGGCGCTGCCGGCCCTGATGCTGATCGCCGAGTACAAGGGCCTGCGCCGCGCCGACGCCGTCGCCTCGAAGCTGGCCCGGCGCTGGTCGCACGTCGCGGCCCTCACGTTCGCCGTGGGGGCGGCGTCCGGCACTGTGCTGTCGTTCGAGATGGGCCTGCTGTGGCCCGGCCTGACCGGCCGGTTCGGCGAGGTGTTCGGCATACCGTTCGCGATGGAGGGCGTCGCGTTCTTCCTGGAAGCGATCCTGATGGCGGTGTACGTCTACGGGTGGCGGCGGCTGAGACCCCGCACGCACTTCCTGCTCGGGCTGCCGATACCGTTCGTCGCGCTGGCGGGCACGTTCTCCATCATCTCGGCGAACGCCTGGATGAACACGCCGTCCGGCTTCACCGTCGCCGCGGACGGCGGCATCACCGACATCGACCCGGGCGCGGCCATCTTCACTTCCGCGCTGCCGTACGAGCTGTCGCACTTCGTGCCGGCGGCGTACATGGCCGCCGGTTTCACCGTCGCGTCCGTCTATGTCGTCGGCTGGCTGCGGGGCCACCGCGACCGGTACCACCGGCTGGGCATCCTGATCCCGCTGACGGTCGCGGCGATCGCGACCCCGCTCCAGCTCGTGACCGGCGACCTGGCCGCCGCCGGTGTCCTGGCGGACCAGCCGGCGAAGTTCGCCGCCATGGAGGTGGTGACCGAGCCGGGCGGCCACCAGCCGGAGATCCTGTTCGGCCGCTACGACAGCGCGACAAACACGGTGCACGGCGGCATCAGCATTCCCGGGCTCGACTCGTGGCTGGCCGGCGGCAGCACGGACACCGTCGTACCCGGGCTGTCGCAGTTCCCCCTCGACGAGCGGCCCTCCAACGTCAACGTCGTGCACTGGGCGTTCGACGTGATGGTCGGCATCGGCACGCTGCTGTTCCTGCTGGTGGTGTGGTTCGCGATCGCCTACCTGCGGCGGCGCGACGTGCCACGCTCCCGGCTCTTCCTGTACGCCGCGGCCGGCGCGGGTGTCCTGACCTACGTCGCCCTCGAGGCCGGCTGGATCGTCACCGAGGTCGGCCGCCAGCCGTGGGTGGTCTACGGCCACCTGCGCACCGAGGACGCGGTCACCCGGGCCGACGGGGTCTGGGTGAGCTTCACGGTCATCGTGCTGCTCTACACGGTCGTCGGCGCCGCGACCGTCGCCACGCTGCGCGCCATGTCGCGGCGGTGGCGCCGCGACGACGAGACGCCGGACGACGCCGTGCCGTACGGGCCGCGCCCCGCCGTCCCGCCCGACGCCGGCCGGGCGGCCGCGCGATGA
- a CDS encoding chloride channel protein, with product MSVDPVAVLRSRRYVVLLVFAAALGVPIAVVAYGFLKLLALVQGWAYTDLPHGLGFADTPLWWPVVPLVAAGTIVGLTVRYLPGRGGESPVDGFHPGGLPEPRALPGIAIAATAGIGLGAVVGPEGPLVALGGGLAYLAAHLARRDLPAQAGAAVAATGSFAAISTLLGSPLSGAFLLMEASGLGGATASLVLVPGLLGAGIGALIFTGLDELTGFGQFSLAIPDLPTVVAPTVSEFGWAIVIGLAAPPLCVGIRWLARALRKHSERRPVLLTPLAGLVVAALAIGYAASTGKDASDVLFSGQEALPGLIENSATYSAAALLLLVAAKALAYAVSMSSLRGGPIFPAMFVGAALGILLSLLPGLDLVPGAAMGIGAMTVGMLRLPLTAVLLTTIFLGTDGFPVMPLVIVAVAISYVLTVRLDPPPAVTASG from the coding sequence ATGAGCGTCGATCCCGTCGCGGTGCTGCGCAGCCGCCGCTACGTCGTGCTGCTGGTGTTCGCCGCGGCCCTCGGTGTGCCGATCGCCGTCGTCGCGTACGGGTTCCTCAAGCTGCTGGCCCTCGTGCAGGGCTGGGCGTACACGGACCTGCCGCACGGGCTCGGATTCGCCGACACACCGCTCTGGTGGCCGGTAGTGCCGCTGGTGGCGGCGGGCACGATCGTCGGGCTCACCGTCCGGTACCTGCCCGGCCGGGGCGGCGAGTCGCCCGTCGACGGGTTCCATCCGGGCGGGCTGCCCGAGCCGCGCGCCCTGCCCGGGATCGCGATCGCGGCGACGGCCGGCATCGGCCTCGGCGCGGTGGTCGGGCCCGAGGGGCCGCTCGTGGCGCTCGGCGGCGGGCTCGCGTACCTCGCCGCGCACCTGGCCCGGCGCGACCTGCCGGCGCAGGCCGGCGCGGCGGTGGCCGCCACGGGCAGCTTCGCCGCCATCAGCACGCTGCTCGGCTCGCCGCTGTCCGGTGCGTTCCTGCTGATGGAGGCGTCCGGCCTCGGCGGTGCCACGGCGTCGCTGGTGCTGGTGCCGGGGCTGCTCGGCGCCGGCATCGGCGCGCTGATCTTCACCGGGCTTGACGAGCTGACCGGGTTCGGCCAGTTCTCGCTGGCGATACCCGACCTGCCGACGGTGGTGGCGCCGACGGTGAGCGAGTTCGGGTGGGCCATCGTCATCGGCCTGGCCGCTCCCCCGCTCTGCGTGGGTATCCGGTGGCTGGCCCGGGCACTGCGGAAACACTCGGAGCGCCGGCCCGTGCTGCTGACGCCGCTGGCCGGCCTGGTCGTTGCCGCGCTGGCGATCGGGTACGCCGCGAGCACCGGCAAGGACGCCTCCGACGTGTTGTTCTCCGGCCAGGAGGCGCTGCCCGGCCTGATCGAGAACAGCGCCACCTACTCGGCCGCCGCGCTGCTGCTGCTGGTCGCGGCCAAGGCGCTCGCCTACGCCGTGTCGATGAGCAGCCTCCGCGGCGGGCCGATCTTCCCGGCCATGTTCGTCGGCGCCGCCCTCGGGATCCTGTTGTCGCTGCTGCCCGGGCTGGATCTCGTGCCCGGCGCCGCCATGGGCATCGGGGCCATGACGGTGGGAATGCTCCGGCTTCCGCTGACCGCGGTGCTGCTGACCACGATCTTCCTGGGCACCGACGGATTCCCGGTCATGCCGCTGGTGATCGTGGCGGTCGCGATCTCCTACGTCCTGACGGTCCGGCTCGATCCGCCGCCGGCCGTCACGGCGTCCGGCTGA
- the dhaL gene encoding dihydroxyacetone kinase subunit DhaL → MTATVGTPALTAWIREFARLVAANRDLLTELDSAIGDADHGANLDRGMTAVRKALDGEEPGTPAMLLKRTGMTLISTVGGASGPLYGTAFLRMAAAAGDAGTLDAGDCARMLRAALDGVVARGKATAGDKTMYDALAPAVDALDAALAAGRELGEALKAAVRAAEEGTAATIPMIARKGRASYLGERSAGHQDPGATSVTLLLTAAATALADGV, encoded by the coding sequence ATGACCGCCACGGTGGGAACCCCGGCACTCACGGCCTGGATCAGGGAGTTCGCCCGGCTGGTCGCGGCCAACCGGGACCTGCTCACGGAGCTCGACTCCGCGATCGGGGACGCCGACCACGGCGCCAACCTGGACCGCGGCATGACCGCCGTGCGCAAAGCGCTGGACGGCGAGGAACCCGGCACCCCGGCGATGCTGCTCAAGCGCACCGGGATGACGCTGATCAGCACCGTCGGCGGCGCCAGCGGCCCGCTCTACGGCACCGCGTTCCTGCGGATGGCCGCGGCGGCGGGCGACGCCGGCACCCTGGACGCGGGGGACTGCGCCCGGATGCTGCGCGCGGCCCTCGACGGGGTGGTCGCGCGCGGCAAGGCCACCGCCGGCGACAAGACGATGTACGACGCGCTCGCCCCCGCGGTGGACGCGCTGGACGCCGCGCTCGCCGCCGGGCGGGAACTCGGTGAGGCCCTGAAGGCCGCGGTACGGGCGGCCGAGGAGGGCACGGCGGCGACCATCCCGATGATCGCCCGCAAGGGCCGCGCCAGCTACCTCGGCGAGCGCAGCGCGGGGCACCAGGATCCGGGCGCGACGTCGGTGACGCTGCTGCTGACCGCCGCCGCGACGGCGCTGGCGGACGGGGTCTGA
- the dhaK gene encoding dihydroxyacetone kinase subunit DhaK — protein sequence MNKLINDPANVVSDALRGVADAHPDLRVDHEQRIVYRADSPVRGKVGLISGGGSGHEPLHAGFVGPGMLDAACAGEIFTSPVPDQMLAATKAVDGGAGVLHIVKNYTGDVMNFEMAAELAAAETKVAVASVVTDDDVAVQDSLYTAGRRGVGVTVLVEKIAGAAAEQGRSLAEVTDVARAVNANGRSMGMALTSCTVPAAGKPTFELPDGQMEIGIGIHGEPGRRRVPTASAAEVAEMLVGPILSDLDFTGGSGVIAFVNGMGATPMIELYVMYHEIATILAKAGVTVARTLVGSYITSLDMAGCSVTLVKADDEILGLWDAPVRTPALRW from the coding sequence ATGAACAAGCTCATCAACGACCCGGCGAACGTGGTCTCCGACGCGCTGCGCGGCGTCGCCGACGCCCACCCGGACCTGCGCGTCGACCACGAGCAACGCATCGTCTACCGCGCCGACTCCCCGGTACGGGGCAAGGTCGGCCTGATCTCGGGCGGCGGGTCCGGGCACGAGCCCCTGCACGCCGGGTTCGTCGGCCCCGGCATGCTGGACGCCGCCTGCGCCGGCGAGATCTTCACCTCGCCGGTGCCGGACCAGATGCTCGCCGCGACCAAGGCCGTCGACGGCGGCGCCGGGGTGCTGCACATCGTCAAGAACTACACCGGCGACGTCATGAACTTCGAGATGGCGGCCGAGCTCGCCGCGGCGGAGACCAAGGTCGCCGTCGCCTCCGTGGTGACCGACGACGACGTGGCCGTGCAGGACAGCCTGTACACGGCCGGGCGCCGCGGTGTCGGGGTGACCGTGCTGGTCGAGAAGATCGCCGGTGCCGCGGCCGAGCAGGGCAGGTCGCTGGCGGAGGTCACCGACGTCGCCCGCGCGGTCAACGCGAACGGCCGCAGCATGGGCATGGCGCTCACCTCCTGCACGGTCCCGGCCGCCGGCAAGCCCACGTTCGAGCTGCCGGACGGCCAGATGGAGATCGGCATCGGGATTCACGGCGAGCCGGGCCGCCGCCGGGTGCCGACGGCGTCGGCCGCCGAGGTCGCCGAGATGCTCGTCGGCCCGATCCTGAGCGATCTCGACTTCACCGGCGGCTCCGGGGTGATCGCCTTCGTCAACGGCATGGGCGCCACCCCGATGATCGAGCTGTACGTGATGTACCACGAGATCGCGACGATCCTCGCCAAGGCCGGCGTCACCGTCGCCCGCACGCTCGTCGGCTCGTACATCACCAGCCTCGACATGGCCGGCTGCTCGGTCACCCTGGTCAAGGCCGACGACGAGATCCTGGGGCTGTGGGACGCGCCGGTGCGTACCCCGGCGCTGCGGTGGTGA
- a CDS encoding cytochrome d ubiquinol oxidase subunit II, producing the protein MSTAEAVAIIIVLAMTLYACSGLADFGAGLWDLAAGGRAGGRQRRALIDAAVTPVWEVNHMWLIFMLILCWTAFGPAFAAIMTALFAPLTLAAVGIVLRGASFAVRKDAARSGGRHLAGWLFGIGSVLTPFCLGLTLGALMTGGVPPAATGPAPLTVTAVLVGLLAVVTGAFVAAGYLAAEAGRRGLPELEAWFRARARVAGAAGLLTGVAALTALYFDQRRMFDLLVGRGWPLLTIGVLALGATFWLATPGRRRGLRPAAVVGVAALVLAWAVAQYPYLLPFGLTIEQGAGAPATMRWVLVWFAVAVLLVGPALVLVYTLDQRDRLAEEG; encoded by the coding sequence ATGAGCACCGCCGAGGCCGTCGCGATCATCATCGTCCTCGCGATGACGCTGTACGCCTGCTCGGGCCTCGCCGACTTCGGTGCCGGGCTGTGGGACCTGGCGGCCGGCGGCCGGGCGGGCGGCCGGCAGCGCCGGGCGCTGATCGACGCCGCGGTCACCCCGGTGTGGGAGGTCAACCACATGTGGCTGATCTTCATGCTGATCCTGTGCTGGACCGCGTTCGGGCCGGCGTTCGCGGCGATCATGACGGCGCTGTTCGCGCCGCTCACGCTGGCCGCCGTGGGGATCGTGCTGCGGGGTGCGAGCTTCGCGGTGCGCAAGGACGCGGCCCGCTCCGGCGGGCGCCACCTGGCCGGATGGCTGTTCGGGATCGGATCGGTACTCACCCCGTTCTGCCTGGGGCTGACGCTGGGCGCCCTGATGACCGGCGGGGTGCCGCCGGCCGCGACGGGGCCGGCCCCGCTGACGGTCACCGCGGTCCTGGTCGGCCTGCTGGCGGTCGTCACCGGCGCGTTCGTCGCCGCCGGCTACCTGGCGGCCGAGGCCGGCCGGCGGGGCCTGCCGGAGCTCGAGGCCTGGTTCCGGGCCAGGGCGCGGGTCGCCGGCGCCGCCGGCCTGCTGACGGGGGTCGCCGCGCTGACGGCCCTCTACTTCGACCAGCGACGGATGTTCGACCTGCTGGTCGGGCGCGGCTGGCCGCTGCTGACGATCGGTGTGCTGGCGCTCGGCGCGACGTTCTGGCTGGCGACGCCGGGCCGGCGGCGGGGCCTGCGCCCGGCCGCGGTGGTCGGCGTTGCCGCGCTGGTGTTGGCCTGGGCGGTGGCGCAGTACCCGTACCTGCTGCCGTTCGGCCTGACCATCGAGCAGGGTGCCGGCGCCCCGGCCACGATGCGCTGGGTGCTTGTGTGGTTCGCCGTCGCGGTGCTGCTGGTCGGGCCCGCCCTGGTCCTGGTGTACACCCTGGACCAGCGCGACCGCCTGGCCGAGGAGGGGTGA
- a CDS encoding serine/threonine-protein kinase, which yields MPGVGHRVAGRYLIARPLGSGGLGRVWLAVDEMLHRDVAIKQCAAPDGLAPDERELLRSWMPIEARAAGRVSHPNVIQIYDVLPGEDESWIVMEYVPSRSLLEVIKESGPLPVRRVAGVGLALLAGLDAAHRVGVLHLDVKPGNVLIADDGRVVLTDFGPAVTGEGIAALARRGMIMGSPNYVSPERLFDGVATAQADLWSLGATLYHAVEGRPPYVRETPEATMRALAGSAPDPYHLAGPLAGVLDGLLRRDPGARMTTVEAEDRLSVLAGFAPTVVPVPATRRPGPGLVARGVAGARTRTRARFRGSTAVVAAVCATLVLAGLAGAAVRRPWVDDGANARPARAAPVRQAAPPPSPFVLPRGYRWWDDPSGYSVAVPTGWTERRDAPGGRVFTAPGGRAGLRISRWEPGTTNLVAALIDRERQAPPAGYRRVRIEALPRGSGAVWEYLFRDRAAGQARALKQVVTVDGGTYLVEWHTPRSAWTANLQKLAVVLDSVRPLRGA from the coding sequence ATGCCGGGTGTGGGACACCGCGTCGCCGGGCGCTACCTGATCGCCCGCCCGCTCGGCTCCGGCGGCCTGGGCCGGGTCTGGCTCGCCGTCGACGAGATGCTGCACCGGGACGTGGCGATCAAGCAGTGCGCGGCGCCGGACGGTCTCGCGCCGGACGAGCGGGAACTGCTGCGCAGCTGGATGCCGATCGAGGCGCGGGCGGCCGGCCGGGTGAGCCATCCCAACGTGATCCAGATCTACGACGTGCTGCCCGGCGAGGACGAGTCGTGGATCGTGATGGAGTACGTGCCGTCGCGATCGCTGCTGGAGGTGATCAAGGAGTCCGGTCCGCTGCCGGTCAGGCGGGTGGCCGGGGTCGGGCTGGCGCTGCTGGCCGGCCTGGACGCGGCGCACCGGGTGGGCGTCCTGCACCTCGACGTCAAGCCGGGCAACGTGCTGATCGCCGACGACGGGCGCGTGGTGCTCACCGACTTCGGCCCGGCCGTCACCGGCGAGGGGATCGCCGCGCTGGCCCGCCGCGGCATGATCATGGGCTCGCCGAACTACGTCTCGCCCGAGCGGCTCTTCGACGGCGTCGCCACCGCGCAGGCCGACCTCTGGTCGCTCGGCGCGACGCTCTACCACGCGGTGGAGGGCCGGCCGCCGTACGTCCGGGAGACGCCGGAGGCCACCATGCGCGCGCTGGCCGGCAGCGCGCCGGACCCGTACCACCTTGCCGGGCCCCTCGCGGGCGTCCTCGACGGACTGCTGCGGCGTGACCCCGGCGCCCGGATGACGACGGTCGAGGCCGAGGACCGGCTGAGCGTGCTGGCCGGCTTCGCGCCGACGGTGGTGCCGGTCCCCGCCACCCGGCGCCCGGGGCCGGGCCTGGTGGCGCGCGGCGTGGCCGGCGCACGGACGCGGACGCGGGCGCGGTTCCGCGGATCAACGGCGGTGGTCGCCGCGGTGTGCGCCACCCTGGTGCTGGCCGGGCTGGCCGGCGCGGCCGTCCGCCGGCCCTGGGTGGACGACGGCGCGAATGCCCGGCCGGCCCGGGCCGCGCCGGTGCGGCAGGCGGCCCCGCCGCCGTCGCCCTTCGTCCTGCCCCGCGGCTACAGGTGGTGGGACGACCCGAGCGGCTACTCGGTCGCCGTGCCGACCGGGTGGACGGAGCGCCGGGACGCGCCCGGCGGGCGGGTCTTCACGGCGCCCGGCGGGCGGGCGGGCCTGCGGATCAGCCGCTGGGAGCCCGGCACCACGAACCTCGTGGCCGCGCTTATCGACCGGGAGCGGCAGGCCCCGCCCGCGGGCTACCGGCGCGTCCGGATCGAGGCGCTGCCCCGCGGCTCCGGCGCGGTCTGGGAGTACCTGTTCCGCGACCGCGCCGCCGGCCAGGCCCGCGCGCTCAAGCAGGTCGTGACCGTCGACGGCGGCACCTACCTCGTCGAATGGCACACCCCGAGGTCGGCGTGGACCGCCAACCTCCAGAAACTCGCGGTGGTGCTGGACAGCGTCCGGCCGCTGCGCGGCGCCTGA